A window of the Helianthus annuus cultivar XRQ/B chromosome 4, HanXRQr2.0-SUNRISE, whole genome shotgun sequence genome harbors these coding sequences:
- the LOC110887019 gene encoding probable pectin methylesterase CGR2 isoform X2, with product MSRRPSGLSRRLGDGAPVPFTGSLHPKSRPSPFLSIGLVLLGAFLIIGYLYNSASGRDSFHTLRFQVGSSCTSEIFQALPYLKNAYGDSMRKILHVGPDTCTVVSRLLREDDTEAWGVEPYDLDDADAKCNSLVRKGIVRVSDIKFPLPYRSKSFSLVIVSDALDYLSPKYLNKTLPELARVSSHGFIIFSGYPGQRTFKVDELSKFGRPAKLRSATWWIRFFVQSKIEENEDAIKKFELAAAKKHYQSGCQIFHLKSFI from the exons ATGTCAAGGAGACCCTCTGGTTTATCTAGACGATTGGGCGATGGAGCCCCGGTTCCGTTTACGGGATCGTTACACCCAAAATCACGCCCATCCCCTTTCTTATCCATCGGCCTAGTGCTATTG GGGGCTTTTCTCATAATTGGATATCTTTATAATAGTGCTTCAG GTCGAGACAGTTTTCATACACTCAGGTTTCAag TTGGTTCGTCATGCACATCTGAAATTTTTCAAGCATTACCATATCTAAAGAACGCATATGGAGATAGCATGCGTAAAATCTTGCACGTGGGTCCCGACACCTGTACAGTGGTCTCCAGATTATTAAGAGAAGATGATACCGAAGCATGGGGTGTGGAGCCATATGATTTAGATGATGCTGATGCTAAATGCAACAGCCTTGTAAGAAAAGGCATTGTTCGTGTATCTGACATAAAGTTTCCTCTGCCTTATAGGTCAAAATCTTTTTCACTTGTCATAGTCTCAGATGCACTCGATTATTTGTCCCCAAAGTATCTCAACAAGACACTTCCCGAGTTAGCAAGAGTATCTTCTCATGGATTTATTATTTTCTCCG GTTATCCTGGACAGCGGACATTTAAAGTTGATGAGTTGTCGAAGTTTGGTCGCCCT GCGAAACTACGAAGTGCAACTTGGTGGATTCGGTTTTTTGTTCAAAGCAAGATAGAAGAGAATGAAGATGCAATCAAGAAGTTTGAATTAGCTGCAGCCAAAAAACACTACCAGTCAGGCTGCCAGATTTTCCACCTTAAATCGTTCATTTGA
- the LOC110887019 gene encoding probable pectin methylesterase CGR2 isoform X1: MSRRPSGLSRRLGDGAPVPFTGSLHPKSRPSPFLSIGLVLLGAFLIIGYLYNSASGRDSFHTLRFQAVGSSCTSEIFQALPYLKNAYGDSMRKILHVGPDTCTVVSRLLREDDTEAWGVEPYDLDDADAKCNSLVRKGIVRVSDIKFPLPYRSKSFSLVIVSDALDYLSPKYLNKTLPELARVSSHGFIIFSGYPGQRTFKVDELSKFGRPAKLRSATWWIRFFVQSKIEENEDAIKKFELAAAKKHYQSGCQIFHLKSFI, encoded by the exons ATGTCAAGGAGACCCTCTGGTTTATCTAGACGATTGGGCGATGGAGCCCCGGTTCCGTTTACGGGATCGTTACACCCAAAATCACGCCCATCCCCTTTCTTATCCATCGGCCTAGTGCTATTG GGGGCTTTTCTCATAATTGGATATCTTTATAATAGTGCTTCAG GTCGAGACAGTTTTCATACACTCAGGTTTCAag CAGTTGGTTCGTCATGCACATCTGAAATTTTTCAAGCATTACCATATCTAAAGAACGCATATGGAGATAGCATGCGTAAAATCTTGCACGTGGGTCCCGACACCTGTACAGTGGTCTCCAGATTATTAAGAGAAGATGATACCGAAGCATGGGGTGTGGAGCCATATGATTTAGATGATGCTGATGCTAAATGCAACAGCCTTGTAAGAAAAGGCATTGTTCGTGTATCTGACATAAAGTTTCCTCTGCCTTATAGGTCAAAATCTTTTTCACTTGTCATAGTCTCAGATGCACTCGATTATTTGTCCCCAAAGTATCTCAACAAGACACTTCCCGAGTTAGCAAGAGTATCTTCTCATGGATTTATTATTTTCTCCG GTTATCCTGGACAGCGGACATTTAAAGTTGATGAGTTGTCGAAGTTTGGTCGCCCT GCGAAACTACGAAGTGCAACTTGGTGGATTCGGTTTTTTGTTCAAAGCAAGATAGAAGAGAATGAAGATGCAATCAAGAAGTTTGAATTAGCTGCAGCCAAAAAACACTACCAGTCAGGCTGCCAGATTTTCCACCTTAAATCGTTCATTTGA
- the LOC110883742 gene encoding squalene monooxygenase SE1: MELKILEQYILGGIIATWLGFALIYFLGVKKSKPDHDLDFHKQTNDLVHTRDGATDVIIVGAGVAGAALAYSLGKDGRRVLVIERDLGLQDRIVGELLQPGGYIKLIQLDLEDCVENIDAQKVFGYALFMDGKSTRLAYPLEKFTRDVSGRSFHNGRFVQRMREKAATVPNVRLEQGTVTSLIEEKGSVKGVRYKTRAGEDIIANAPLTIVCDGCFSNLRRGLCKPEVDIPSSFAALLLKNCEAPYPNHGHVILADPSPILCYRISSTEIRCLVDIPGKKIPSVGNGDMALYLKTKVAPQIPPELRCSFVDAVDEGSIKTMANRSMPAAPQPTPGAILLGDSFNMRHPLTGGGMTVALSDVVIVRDLLRPLENLNDSFTLCDHLDSFYTLRKPVASTINTLAGALYKVFSASPDQARTELRQACFDYLSLGGMFSNGPIALLSGLNPKPLSLVLHFFSVAAFGVGRLLLPFPSPQGITLGVRLILDASGIIFPILKSEGAAAPMLLSSSSPAYYKSPFLH; encoded by the exons ATGGAGTTGAAGATACTAGAGCAATACATTTTGGGAGGAATTATAGCTACTTGGTTAGGATTCGCTCTGATATATTTCTTGGGTGTGAAGAAGAGCAAACCGGACCATGATTTGGATTTTCATAAACAGACAAACGATTTGGTTCACACTCGCGATGGAGCGACTGATGTTATCATAGTTGGTGCTGGTGTTGCTGGTGCAGCTCTTGCCTATAGTCTTGGCAAG GATGGGCGACGAGTTCTTGTCATAGAAAGAGACCTGGGGTTGCAAGATAGAATTGTCGGTGAATTGCTCCAACCCGGTGGCTACATAAAATTAATCCAACTGGATTTAGAAG ATTGCGTAGAGAACATTGATGCTCAAAAGGTGTTTGGCTATGCTTTGTTCATGGATGGTAAAAGCACTAGACTAGCATACCCATTGGAGAAGTTCACAAGAGACGTTTCCGGTAGAAGTTTCCACAATGGGCGTTTTGTCCAACGGATGCGTGAGAAAGCTGCAACAGTCCCAAA TGTGAGGCTTGAACAAGGAACAGTGACATCCCTTATTGAAGAAAAAGGGTCCGTCAAAGGTGTGCGCTACAAGACCAGAGCTGGTGAAGATATTATAGCTAACGCCCCACTTACCATTGTCTGTGACGGCTGTTTTTCAAATCTAAGACGCGGTCTGTGTAAACCTGAG GTAGACATCCCGTCTTCTTTTGCTGCATTGCTTTTGAAGAACTGTGAGGCACCATACCCGAATCACGGACATGTTATTTTGGCAGACCCTTCACCAATATTGTGCTATCGTATCAGCAGTACCGAGATCCGATGTTTAGTTGATATTCCTGGAAAGAAGATCCCTTCTGTTGGCAATGGTGACATGGCTCTTTACTTGAAGACAAAAGTCGCTCCTCAG ATCCCCCCTGAGCTGCGGTGTAGCTTCGTTGATGCAGTGGACGAAGGAAGCATAAAAACAATGGCTAATAGAAGCATGCCAGCGGCCCCACAACCCACCCCGGGTGCAATCTTACTTGGGGATTCATTCAATATGCGACATCCTTTGACAGGTGGAGGAATGACGGTGGCCTTATCTGATGTTGTGATTGTTCGTGATCTTCTCCGGCCTCTTGAGAACTTAAATGACTCATTTACCCTCTGCGATCATCTTGACTCTTTTTACACCTTGCGCAAG CCGGTGGCATCTACAATCAACACACTGGCTGGAGCCTTGTACAAGGTGTTTTCTGCATCGCCAGACCAAGCGAGAACCGAGCTACGTCAAGCATGTTTTGACTACTTAAGCCTTGGTGGCATGTTCTCAAACGGGCCCATTGCACTCTTATCTGGTCTGAACCCGAAGCCATTGAGCTTGGTACTTCATTTCTTTTCGGTCGCGGCCTTTGGAGTTGGCCGCTTATTACTTCCGTTTCCTTCACCACAGGGCATTACGCTAGGTGTTAGATTGATCTTG GATGCATCGGGGATCATTTTCCCCATCCTGAAATCTGAAGGAGCTGCTGCACCAATGCTATTATCGTCTTCAAGTCCAGCATATTATAAGTCTCCTTTTCTGCATTAa
- the LOC110883628 gene encoding L-type lectin-domain containing receptor kinase IX.1 — translation MIIVLYLLFLALIPSWAKLSFNFTSFSPNNHDLNYSGDAAPSSPVIQLTRNQQDQQMHSSTGRVTYHKLFHLWDKSSGDLADFTTRFTFIINAGDQAMYGDGIAFFLAPDGFEIPSKQEGGGIGLAGGDQVLNSTLNPFVAVEFDTFTNDWDPVGDHVGININSMISVTNVTWSNLVSVGEMNTARVTYNSTAKRLSVAFTGFDGDRVFTQRLSTQVDLREYLPENVSIGFSASTGDYYEIHTLHSWDFESSLPIDEQIIGPIGTITTAFAPAPIPSAAETVDVPDNARTKVVLGLSLGVSVCALVTAFFIFRSLKKRVIISRKKNEDVNNMIDATQAFGIETGPKKFTYKQLAIATNNFAEGEKIGQGGFGGVYKGFLKEIHSHVAVKKISSGSKQGIKEYAAEVKTISQLRHRNLVNLIGWCHEGKELLLVYEFMSNGSLDSHLFKGSCLLTWSIRYNVVKGLAAALLYLQEEWEQCVLHRDIKSSNVMLDSSFNAKLGDFGLARLVDHEKGSQTTILAGTMGYMAPECILTGKAGKVSDVYSFGVVALEIATGKKPLDQMAEDGHIRLVDHVWDFYGRGKLSEVADPKLDAHFDEGEMERVISVGLWCAHTDPNARPSIKQAIQVLNFEAPFPSLSKTVPSAIFATPVNMSAFWSSPSIDLTGSGTASSSASSTTETQ, via the coding sequence ATGATTATAGTCTTATATTTACTTTTCCTAGCACTAATTCCCTCTTGGGCAAAGCTATCATTTAATTTCACTAGTTTCAGCCCAAATAATCACGACTTAAATTACTCCGGAGATGCTGCACCTTCTAGTCCGGTAATTCAACTCACCCGAAATCAACAGGACCAACAAATGCATTCGAGTACAGGTCGAGTCACATATCACAAGTTATTTCATCTTTGGGACAAAAGTTCAGGTGACTTGGCCGATTTCACCACCCGATTTACGTTCATCATAAATGCCGGGGACCAGGCTATGTACGGTGATGGAATCGCCTTCTTTCTTGCACCAGACGGGTTTGAAATTCCTTCTAAACAAGAAGGTGGTGGAATTGGGCTTGCCGGTGGGGACCAGGTGCTTAACTCGACGTTGAACCCGTTTGTAGCAGTAGAGTTTGATACGTTTACGAATGATTGGGATCCGGTTGGTGATCATGTTGGTATCAACATAAACTCCATGATATCGGTTACGAATGTGACATGGTCAAATCTTGTTTCTGTTGGAGAAATGAACACAGCCAGGGTAACTTACAACTCTACCGCAAAAAGGCTAAGCGTTGCGTTTACAGGGTTTGATGGAGATCGCGTTTTCACACAGCGACTTAGCACACAAGTTGATCTCAGAGAGTATCTACCAGAAAATGTTAGCATCGGGTTTTCAGCTTCAACTGGTGACTATTATGAGATTCACACTCTTCATTCTTGGGATTTCGAATCAAGTTTGCCAATTGATGAACAGATCATTGGTCCAATAGGTACAATAACTACCGCTTTTGCACCCGCACCCATTCCATCAGCCGCAGAGACGGTTGATGTTCCTGACAATGCACGAACCAAGGTAGTGTTGGGTCTCAGTCTAGGTGTCTCGGTATGTGCTTTAGTTACCGCGTTTTTCATATTTCGTTCGTTGAAAAAGAGAGTGATTATATCCCGAAAGAAAAACGAAGATGTGAATAACATGATTGATGCTACACAAGCATTTGGGATTGAGACTGGACCGAAGAAGTTCACATACAAACAACTTGCCATTGCAACAAACAATTTCGCAGAGGGAGAGAAGATAGGACAAGGTGGTTTTGGCGGCGTTTATAAAGGTTTCTTAAAGGAAATTCATTCTCATGTGGCTGTCAAGAAGATTTCAAGTGGATCCAAACAAGGAATAAAAGAGTATGCAGCCGAAGTGAAGACCATTAGCCAACTGAGACACCGAAACTTGGTTAACCTCATCGGTTGGTGCCATGAAGGCAAAGAACTCTTACTTGTTTACGAGTTTATGTCAAATGGAAGCTTGGATTCTCATCTCTTCAAAGGAAGTTGTTTGTTGACTTGGTCAATTAGGTACAATGTTGTTAAAGGATTAGCCGCAGCATTGCTTTATCTTCAAGAAGAATGGGAACAGTGCGTTTTGCATAGAGATATCAAATCAAGTAATGTTATGCTTGACTCCAGTTTTAACGCTAAGCTTGGGGATTTTGGTTTGGCTAGGCTTGTTGACCATGAAAAAGGGTCACAAACCACAATATTGGCAGGTACAATGGGTTACATGGCTCCTGAATGTATCCTAACAGGCAAAGCTGGCAAGGTGTCAGATGTTTACAGCTTTGGGGTTGTTGCTCTTGAAATAGCTACTGGTAAAAAACCACTTGACCAGATGGCCGAAGATGGTCATATCAGATTGGTTGACCATGTTTGGGACTTTTATGGAAGAGGGAAGCTTAGTGAAGTGGCTGATCCAAAACTAGATGCTCATTTTGACGAGGGCGAGATGGAACGTGTGATCAGTGTGGGACTTTGGTGTGCTCACACTGATCCCAATGCCCGGCCTTCCATAAAGCAAGCGATTCAAGTTCTAAACTTTGAAGCACCATTTCCCAGCCTTTCAAAAACAGTGCCATCAGCAATTTTTGCAACACCAGTCAACATGTCTGCATTCTGGTCTTCACCATCTATTGATCTCACAGGTTCAGGGACCGCCTCATCTTCAGCCTCCTCAACGACAGAGACACAATAA